In Nicotiana tabacum cultivar K326 chromosome 2, ASM71507v2, whole genome shotgun sequence, the following proteins share a genomic window:
- the LOC107789064 gene encoding threonine--tRNA ligase, mitochondrial 1-like yields MDQKQPEEVMDYDHRKVGDKQDLFFFDEVSPRSCFFLPHGTRICNKLLDFIKSQYWKRGYEEVWSPNMYKMKLWETSGHAAKFKNNMFVFEIDKQEYALKPMNCPGHCLIFNHGGRSYRELPLRLADFGVLHRNEISGSLAGLTRVRKFEQDDAHIFCRESQVKDEVKDVLDFMSYVYKILGLTFKLNLSTRPENSIGDKETWEKAEGALVEALEEFGKPWGRKEGDGAFYGPKIDITVSDAMNREFQCATLQLDFQLPERFELTYKAEDGSDERPVMIHRAILGSVERMFAILCEHFEGKWPFWLSPRQAMVCPVSNKSQSYALELRKQIHDAGYYVDVETSDKTLQKKVREAQEAKYNYILVVGEAEAKSGQVSVRVRDNRDIQVMTVDDLLHHFKDIVASFQ; encoded by the coding sequence ATGGATCAGAAACAGCCGGAGGAAGTAATGGATTACGATCACAGAAAGGTGGGTGACAAGCAGGatcttttcttttttgatgaagtaagccCTAGAAGTTGTTTCTTTCTTCCACATGGTACTCGAATTTGCAACAAATTACTGGATTTCATAAAGAGTCAGTATTGGAAGAGAGGCTACGAGGAGGTTTGGAGTCCAAATATGTACAAGATGAAATTGTGGGAAACTTCTGGTCATGCTGCAAAATTCAAGAACAACATGTTTGTGTTTGAGATTGACAAACAAGAATACGCGCTGAAGCCAATGAACTGCCCCGGACATTGTTTAATCTTCAATCACGGTGGTCGTTCCTACAGGGAGCTACCACTTCGTCTGGCTGACTTTGGGGTTCTTCACAGGAATGAGATCAGTGGTTCACTTGCCGGCTTAACGCGCGTTAGGAAATTTGAACAGGATGATGCTCACATCTTCTGCAGGGAGTCACAGGTTAAGGATGAAGTCAAGGATGTCTTAGATTTCATGAGCTATGTGTATAAAATATTAGGTTTAACTTTTAAGCTAAATTTATCAACAAGGCCTGAAAACTCTATTGGAGACAAAGAAACCTGGGAAAAAGCTGAAGGTGCTCTTGTGGAAGCATTGGAGGAGTTTGGGAAGCCGTGGGGGAGAAAAGAAGGAGATGGAGCGTTTTACGGTCCGAAAATTGATATCACAGTTTCAGATGCAATGAACAGAGAGTTCCAGTGTGCAACATTGCAGCTTGATTTCCAACTTCCGGAAAGATTCGAACTTACATACAAAGCAGAAGATGGAAGTGACGAGAGACCGGTTATGATACATAGAGCTATACTTGGGTCAGTTGAGCGTATGTTCGCTATTCTTTGTGAGCATTTTGAGGGGAAATGGCCTTTCTGGCTTAGTCCTCGACAAGCAATGGTCTGCCCTGTTTCCAACAAATCTCAGTCGTACGCGCTTGAGCTCCGGAAGCAGATACATGATGCTGGTTATTATGTTGATGTTGAAACAAGCGATAAAACACTCCAGAAAAAGGTACGAGAGGCTCAAGAGGCAAAATATAACTATATTCTGGTTGTTGGAGAAGCAGAAGCCAAAAGTGGGCAGGTGAGCGTTAGAGTGAGAGACAATCGTGATATTCAAGTCATGACAGTTGATGACCTCCTCCATCACTTCAAAGATATAGTTGCATCATTTCAGTAG